The Piliocolobus tephrosceles isolate RC106 chromosome 2, ASM277652v3, whole genome shotgun sequence genome window below encodes:
- the ASTE1 gene encoding protein asteroid homolog 1, whose product MGIRGLMSFVEDHSNEFFTDLKLRDTKIVIDGYALFHRLSFNSNLELRYGGDYDSFAEIVQKFFESLFACNICPYVLLDGGCDISDKKLTTLKDRAREKIQMAHSLSVGGSGYVCPLLIREVFIQVLIKLQVCFVQCFSEADRDIMTLANHWNCPVLSSDSDFCIFDLKAGFCPLNSFQWRNINTIKGTQNYIPAKCFSLDAFCHHFSNMNKALLPLFAVLCGNDHINLPIMETFLSKACLPLGATSSKGRRHHRILGLLNWLSHFANPTEALDNVLKYLPKKDRENVKELLCCSMEEYQQSQVKLQDFFQCGTYVCPDALNLGLPEWVLVALAKGQLSPFISDALVLRRTILHTQVENMQQPNAHRISQPIRQIIYGLLLNASLHLDKTSRNALPPQPLAFSEVERINKNIKTSIIDAVELAKDHSDLSKLTEVFVAGRDGSCL is encoded by the exons ATGGGTATCCGAGGACTAATGAGTTTTGTGGAAGATCACAGTAATGAGTTCTTCACTGATTTGAAGTTGCGGGACACAAAAATTGTCATTGATGGCTATGCTCTTTTCCATCGTCTTTCCTTCAATTCAAACTTGGAGCTCCGGTATGGTGGGGACTATGATTCTTTTGCAGAAATTGTACAAAAATTCTTTGAATCACTGTTTGCTTGTAATATATGCCCATATGTTTTATTAGATGGAGGATGTGACATTTCGGATAAAAAGCTTACAACTTTAAAGGATAGAGCTAGAGAGAAGATCCAGATGGCCCATTCCCTTTCTGTTGGTGGGAGTGGGTATGTATGTCCCTTACTCATCCGGGAAGTATTCATACAGGTTTTGATCAAGCTGCAGGTATGTTTTGTCCAGTGCTTTTCAGAAGCAGATCGGGACATTATGACACTTGCTAATCATTGGAATTGCCCTGTGTTATCGTCAGATAGTGACTTTTGCATTTTTGACCTGAAAGCTGGGTTTTGCCCATTGAATAGCTTTCAGTGGAGAAATATTAACACTATTAAGGGCACACAAAACTATATCCCTGCCAAATGCTTTTCCCTTGATGCATTCTGCCATCACTTTAGCAATATGAATAAAGCTCTACTACCTCTCTTTGCGGTGCTATGTGGAAATGACCATATTAATCTACCTATCATGGAGACATTCTTAAGTAAAGCATGTCTTCCTCTTGGAGCTACCAGTTCTAAAGGGAGGAGACACCACCGAATCCTGGGACTTCTGAATTGGTTGTCTCATTTTGCCAACCCTACTGAAGCACTAGATAATGTTCTGAAATACCTCCCAAAAAAGGATCGAGAAAATGTTAAGGAACTTCTCTGCTGTTCCATGGAAGAATACCAACAGTCCCAGGTGAAGCTGCAGGACTTCTTTCAGTGTGGTACTTATGTCTGTCCAGATGCCTTGAATCTTGGTTTACCAGAATGGGTATTAGTGGCTTTAGCTAAAGGCCAGCTATCACCTTTCATCAGTGATGCTTTGGTCCTAAGACGGACCATTCTTCACACACAGGTGGAAAACATGCAGCAACCAAACGCCCACAGAATATCTCAGCCCATCAGGCAAATCATCTATGGGCTTCTTTTAAATGCCTCACTACATCTGGACAAGACATCCAGGAATGCGTTGCCTCCTCAGCCTCTAGCTTTCAGTGAAGTGGAAAGGATTAATAAGAATATCAAAACCTCAATCATTGATGCAGTAGAACTGGCCAAGGATCATTCTGACCTAAGCAAATTGACTGAG gtttttgtggccgggcgtgatggctcatgcctgtaa